The following coding sequences are from one Lipingzhangella halophila window:
- a CDS encoding serine/threonine-protein kinase, whose translation MTQPETFGRYRVVRHLGSGSFATVWLAHDDRLDTPVAVKVLAENWTHQLDVQERFLEEARILRQADSTWLVRVHDLDVLSDERPYMVMTYADQGSVADLVAKGPLPLDEALRLLTEIGQGVTVLHRHGTIHRDIKPSNVLLQSSPVGQRVLVADLGFAKSIDQASGFTAAAGTPGYMSPEQSAVGGDIDIRADVYSLGAVAYELVTGRRPPSPPIRVRPRQLRPGIPPALDELIMSSLAEDRDERPRDATIFTQRVRAIRMAPDLVSAVPWWLRHQPAWARACIGIVAALLLLAGFAPSAAQPNMSFTRVPDATGEISVNVPQAWARQVQASGWSPRELGQTGGQQPGLLVTTDVERWRDADSPPSGIFAGLLRGPSSAQIDQIIDGAPCASPSVARQISSERWSGQMRQWNDCPGSFTAAVLRPTDGSYTLYLEIRQHDYQPHIIEQIIDGARFEGAA comes from the coding sequence GTGACACAACCGGAGACCTTTGGTCGATACCGCGTCGTTCGCCACCTGGGCTCCGGATCGTTCGCGACTGTCTGGCTCGCCCACGACGACCGGCTGGACACCCCCGTGGCGGTCAAGGTCCTCGCCGAAAACTGGACGCACCAGCTCGACGTGCAGGAACGCTTCCTGGAGGAGGCGCGAATCCTGCGGCAGGCCGATTCCACCTGGCTTGTCCGGGTTCATGACCTCGACGTGCTCTCCGACGAGCGACCTTACATGGTCATGACGTACGCCGACCAAGGAAGTGTCGCCGATCTGGTGGCCAAGGGGCCGCTGCCGCTCGACGAAGCACTCCGGTTGTTGACCGAAATCGGCCAAGGTGTCACGGTTCTGCATCGGCACGGAACGATTCACCGCGACATCAAGCCGTCCAACGTGCTGCTGCAGTCCTCCCCGGTGGGGCAGCGCGTCCTCGTAGCGGACCTCGGGTTCGCCAAGAGTATCGACCAGGCGTCGGGCTTCACCGCCGCCGCCGGCACCCCGGGCTACATGTCACCGGAGCAGAGCGCGGTGGGGGGCGACATCGACATCCGCGCCGACGTCTACTCGCTCGGCGCCGTCGCCTACGAGCTGGTCACCGGGCGCCGTCCGCCGTCACCGCCGATCCGCGTCCGCCCGCGGCAGCTCCGACCGGGCATCCCGCCGGCACTCGACGAGCTGATCATGTCCTCGCTCGCTGAGGACCGCGACGAGCGCCCGCGTGACGCCACCATCTTCACCCAGCGGGTCCGCGCCATCCGGATGGCTCCCGACCTCGTCTCGGCGGTCCCCTGGTGGCTGCGCCACCAGCCCGCGTGGGCGCGCGCCTGCATCGGCATCGTGGCCGCGCTCCTGCTCCTGGCCGGGTTCGCGCCCTCGGCCGCGCAGCCGAACATGTCCTTCACCCGGGTGCCCGACGCCACCGGTGAGATCAGCGTGAACGTGCCCCAGGCGTGGGCGCGGCAGGTGCAGGCCAGCGGATGGTCACCGCGCGAGCTGGGACAGACCGGCGGCCAGCAGCCGGGACTGCTGGTCACCACGGACGTCGAGCGCTGGCGCGACGCCGATTCCCCGCCCTCCGGCATCTTCGCCGGGCTGCTGCGCGGCCCTTCAAGCGCCCAGATAGACCAGATCATTGACGGGGCGCCGTGCGCTTCCCCATCGGTGGCGCGCCAGATCTCCTCGGAGCGCTGGTCCGGACAGATGCGGCAGTGGAACGACTGCCCCGGATCGTTCACCGCGGCGGTGCTGCGCCCGACCGATGGCAGCTACACGCTGTACCTGGAGATCCGCCAGCACGACTACCAGCCGCACATCATCGAGCAGATCATCGACGGCGCGCGCTTCGAGGGAGCAGCCTAG
- a CDS encoding RNA polymerase sigma factor, translating into MGTPEEGQGVRKAASNVDENLEELARQARDGDSAALEELLRRIQPDVLRRCSRFLPYRQDAEEACQDALLRVARKIGSFKGDSRFSTWLYTVVSNSARQTYRSMKRRSAEYPTESERIPNQRDPRTTSVIAGSRIDLLEALDRLEQEYPNLVAPVVLRDLCQMDYGEIAAELDLALGTVKSRIHQGRKHVRKSLAVT; encoded by the coding sequence ATGGGCACACCCGAGGAGGGTCAGGGCGTCCGGAAAGCGGCCTCGAACGTCGACGAGAATCTTGAGGAGCTGGCCCGCCAAGCCCGCGACGGCGACAGTGCGGCCCTTGAGGAGTTGCTGCGGCGGATCCAGCCCGACGTGCTCCGGCGGTGCAGCCGCTTCCTGCCCTACCGACAGGACGCGGAGGAGGCCTGCCAGGACGCGCTGCTGCGCGTCGCCCGCAAGATCGGCAGCTTCAAGGGCGACTCGCGGTTCTCCACCTGGCTGTACACGGTGGTGTCGAACTCGGCGCGGCAGACCTACCGGTCCATGAAGCGGCGCTCCGCGGAGTACCCGACCGAGTCCGAGCGGATCCCGAACCAGCGCGACCCGCGCACCACCAGCGTCATCGCCGGGTCCCGGATCGACTTGCTTGAGGCACTGGACCGGCTTGAGCAGGAGTATCCCAACCTGGTGGCACCCGTGGTACTTCGTGATCTGTGCCAAATGGACTACGGTGAGATCGCCGCGGAACTTGATCTTGCTCTGGGCACCGTAAAGTCCCGGATTCATCAGGGGCGCAAGCACGTACGCAAGTCGCTTGCCGTGACGTAA
- a CDS encoding isoprenyl transferase, whose translation MGLRDPLYWLYERRLERQLGSFDIPRHVGVILDGNRRWAKTSGFTNVKLGHQAGAEKIFELLGWCNEIGVQVVTLWLLSTDNLTRPREELEPLLRIIEETVTRLRNEGWTVNPMGALDLLPDSTARLMKEAGAATSEGSGLIVNVAVGYGGRREIADAVRALLYAEAAKGTGIEELAECLDSEHIAEHLYTRGQPDPDLLIRTSGEQRLSGFLLWQSAHSEFYFCEVFWPAFRRVDFLRALRAYGARNRRFGT comes from the coding sequence ATGGGGCTGCGTGACCCCCTTTACTGGTTGTACGAGCGTCGGCTGGAGCGCCAGCTCGGCAGCTTCGACATTCCGCGTCACGTGGGCGTCATTCTCGATGGGAACCGCCGCTGGGCCAAGACCAGCGGTTTCACCAACGTCAAGCTGGGGCACCAGGCGGGAGCCGAGAAGATCTTCGAGCTCCTGGGCTGGTGCAACGAGATCGGTGTGCAGGTGGTCACCCTGTGGCTGCTGTCGACCGACAACCTCACGCGCCCCCGGGAGGAACTCGAACCCCTGCTGCGGATCATCGAGGAGACGGTGACCCGGCTCCGCAACGAGGGATGGACCGTCAACCCCATGGGCGCCCTCGACCTGCTGCCCGACTCCACCGCCCGGCTGATGAAGGAGGCCGGCGCGGCCACATCCGAGGGTTCCGGGCTGATTGTGAACGTTGCTGTCGGGTACGGCGGTAGGCGTGAGATCGCCGATGCGGTGCGGGCCCTGCTCTATGCGGAGGCCGCGAAGGGCACCGGTATCGAGGAGCTCGCCGAGTGCCTCGACTCGGAGCACATCGCAGAGCATCTCTACACGCGTGGTCAGCCCGACCCGGATCTGCTCATCCGAACCTCGGGGGAGCAGCGGCTCTCGGGCTTCCTGCTCTGGCAGAGCGCGCACTCGGAGTTCTACTTCTGCGAGGTCTTCTGGCCTGCGTTCCGCAGGGTGGACTTCCTGCGCGCGCTCCGCGCCTACGGCGCACGCAACCGACGGTTCGGCACCTGA
- a CDS encoding PhoH family protein — MPSSSTYRRDLTPPVVSTGSGERRTYVLDTSVLLADPAAITRFAEHEVVLPIVVITELESKRYHPDLGYFAREALRRLDDLRVANGSLDADVPVNEQGGMLRVELNHSDPSILPAGFRHGDNDTRILTVARTLQAARDNAPEGEDVETGEVVLVSKDLPMRIKASSIGLASDEYRAELAIEHGWTGMAELDVPAHEISELFEHGSTDIEAARDLPCHTGLVLVSERGKALGRVQPDKSVKVVKGDRDVFGLHGRSAEQRIALDLLTDPDVGIVSMGGRAGTGKSALALCAGLEAVLERGHHRKVMVFRPLYAVGGQDLGYLPGSENEKMSPWSQAVHDTLSALTSKDVIDEVVDRGMLEVLPLTHIRGRSLHDAFVIVDEAQSLERGVLLTVLSRLGTNSRVVLTHDVAQRDNLRVGRHDGVAAVIEKLKGHPLFSHVTLTRSERSPVAALVTEMLEG, encoded by the coding sequence GTGCCTAGTTCCTCGACCTACCGCCGCGACCTCACACCGCCCGTCGTCTCGACGGGCTCGGGTGAGCGGCGAACCTACGTGCTCGACACCAGCGTCCTGCTGGCCGACCCAGCGGCGATCACCCGGTTCGCCGAGCACGAGGTGGTCCTACCCATCGTCGTCATCACCGAGCTCGAGAGCAAGCGGTACCACCCCGACCTCGGCTACTTCGCACGCGAGGCACTGCGCAGGTTGGACGATCTCCGGGTCGCCAACGGCAGCCTCGACGCCGACGTCCCGGTCAACGAGCAGGGTGGAATGCTGCGGGTGGAGCTGAACCACAGCGATCCGTCGATTCTGCCCGCGGGTTTCCGGCACGGTGACAACGACACCCGGATCCTCACGGTCGCGCGCACGCTGCAGGCGGCGCGCGACAACGCTCCCGAGGGGGAGGATGTGGAAACGGGGGAAGTCGTGCTGGTCAGCAAGGACCTGCCGATGCGGATCAAGGCGTCCTCCATCGGCCTGGCCTCTGACGAGTACCGTGCCGAGCTCGCGATCGAGCACGGGTGGACGGGTATGGCCGAGCTCGACGTCCCCGCGCACGAGATTTCCGAGCTGTTCGAGCACGGCTCGACCGACATCGAGGCAGCACGGGATCTCCCCTGCCACACCGGACTGGTGCTGGTGTCCGAGCGCGGGAAGGCGTTGGGGCGGGTACAGCCCGACAAATCGGTGAAGGTCGTCAAGGGCGACCGCGATGTCTTCGGGCTGCACGGCCGCAGCGCCGAGCAGCGCATCGCCCTGGACCTGCTCACCGACCCCGACGTCGGCATCGTGTCCATGGGGGGCCGCGCGGGCACCGGCAAATCGGCGCTCGCCCTGTGCGCCGGACTCGAAGCGGTCCTGGAGCGCGGCCACCACCGCAAGGTCATGGTCTTCCGTCCGCTGTACGCGGTCGGCGGCCAGGACCTCGGGTACCTCCCCGGCAGCGAGAACGAGAAGATGTCGCCGTGGTCCCAGGCCGTGCACGACACGCTCTCCGCGCTGACCAGCAAGGACGTCATTGACGAGGTCGTTGACCGGGGGATGCTGGAGGTCCTCCCGCTCACCCACATCCGCGGACGGTCGCTGCACGACGCGTTCGTGATCGTCGACGAGGCCCAGTCTCTGGAGCGCGGCGTGCTGCTCACAGTGCTGTCGCGCCTGGGCACGAACTCGCGCGTGGTGCTCACGCACGACGTCGCCCAGCGCGACAACCTCCGCGTCGGCCGGCACGACGGAGTGGCGGCCGTGATCGAGAAGCTCAAGGGACACCCGCTCTTCTCGCACGTCACGCTCACCCGATCGGAGCGCTCACCCGTCGCGGCACTCGTCACCGAGATGCTCGAAGGCTGA
- a CDS encoding alkaline phosphatase D family protein: MRVPPSPRDGLSRRSLFRLGAAGAGATILGAGGSGPALAQGRNRPVLTHGIQLGDPRTDGAVVWTRADRASRMIVEVSDRPDFRDSRTVRGPQLTPNNDGTGRVRVTGLDPGQEVHLRVHAERGKHTSEVLEGGFRTAGGPDDDTIRFVFSGDVAGQGWGINPEIGGMPVFNAMADREPDFFVHSGDVCYSDVPLEENVTLPDGRVWKNVLTDEKAAVAQTLGEFRGQFAYNLLDDALRGFAARVPQIVQWDDHEVVNNWYPGQVLDDDRYTETDIDVLAKRAHRAFHEWTPIVPAEAVDGRIYRKLSYGPDLDIFVIDMRPYRDPNSPGDAPFERVLGETQARWLVNQVSASSATWKVIASDMPLGLVVSDADDNIEAVANGEPGEPLSREAEIDGVLHDLHRRGARDVVWVTADVHYTAAHRYSPERASSREFTPFWEFVSGPLHAGAFGPNELDPTFGPEVVFENSPPEANTSPLDGFQHFGEVEIDRRSKELTVHLRDANGDSLWSRTLTPEGRE; this comes from the coding sequence ATGCGAGTGCCCCCTTCACCCCGCGACGGTCTGTCGCGCCGTTCCCTGTTCCGCCTGGGCGCCGCGGGCGCCGGGGCCACCATTCTGGGCGCCGGCGGGTCCGGGCCCGCTCTGGCCCAGGGCAGAAACCGCCCGGTTCTCACACACGGCATCCAGCTTGGCGATCCCCGCACCGACGGGGCCGTGGTCTGGACGCGGGCCGACCGGGCCTCGCGGATGATCGTCGAGGTCAGTGACCGCCCGGACTTCCGCGACTCGCGCACGGTCCGCGGCCCGCAGCTCACGCCGAACAACGACGGCACGGGCCGGGTCCGCGTCACCGGGCTCGACCCGGGCCAGGAGGTGCACCTGCGGGTGCACGCCGAACGCGGCAAGCACACCAGCGAGGTCCTCGAAGGCGGCTTCCGCACGGCCGGCGGACCGGACGATGACACGATCCGGTTCGTGTTCTCCGGCGACGTCGCCGGCCAGGGCTGGGGGATCAACCCCGAGATCGGCGGGATGCCGGTCTTCAACGCGATGGCCGACCGCGAGCCCGACTTCTTCGTGCACAGCGGCGACGTCTGCTACTCGGACGTCCCGTTGGAGGAGAACGTCACACTGCCCGATGGCCGGGTGTGGAAGAACGTGCTGACGGACGAGAAGGCGGCGGTCGCCCAGACGCTGGGGGAGTTCCGCGGGCAGTTCGCCTACAACCTGCTGGACGACGCGCTGCGCGGGTTCGCCGCCCGGGTGCCGCAGATCGTGCAGTGGGACGACCACGAGGTGGTCAACAACTGGTACCCGGGCCAGGTCCTGGACGATGACCGCTACACCGAGACCGACATCGATGTCCTCGCCAAGCGGGCGCACCGGGCGTTCCACGAGTGGACGCCCATTGTCCCCGCCGAGGCCGTCGACGGCCGGATCTACCGCAAGCTCTCCTACGGCCCCGACCTGGACATCTTCGTCATCGACATGCGGCCCTACCGGGATCCCAACTCGCCCGGCGACGCCCCCTTCGAGCGTGTCCTCGGCGAGACCCAGGCGCGCTGGCTGGTGAACCAGGTGTCGGCGTCCAGCGCGACCTGGAAGGTGATCGCCTCCGACATGCCGCTGGGGCTGGTGGTCTCCGACGCCGACGACAACATCGAGGCGGTCGCCAACGGAGAGCCGGGCGAGCCGCTCAGCCGCGAGGCAGAGATCGACGGGGTCCTGCACGACCTGCACCGGCGCGGCGCGCGCGACGTCGTCTGGGTGACGGCCGATGTGCACTACACCGCCGCGCACCGCTACTCCCCGGAGCGCGCGAGCAGTCGCGAGTTCACCCCGTTCTGGGAGTTCGTCTCCGGCCCTCTGCACGCGGGCGCGTTCGGCCCGAACGAGCTCGACCCCACCTTCGGGCCCGAGGTGGTCTTCGAGAACAGCCCGCCTGAAGCCAACACGTCGCCGCTCGACGGCTTCCAGCACTTCGGCGAGGTCGAGATCGACCGGCGGAGCAAGGAGCTCACCGTCCACCTGCGCGACGCCAACGGCGACTCACTGTGGTCGCGCACGCTGACCCCGGAAGGCCGAGAGTAG
- a CDS encoding aggregation-promoting factor C-terminal-like domain-containing protein encodes MLLNRISLRVATAVGSAAMVAGATFAVSAFADSGMDPEQAASAATPGNEAESDEDFFAEAETLTKDELKELREQRDQANAAAGSAAQSTTEEEEEEEEEEEESSGDGSDIPTGDPKATAQALLGDYGWSGEFDCLEPLWEKESGWDPSAENPSSGAYGIPQALPGSKMATEGSDWQTNPTTQIKWGLGYIEDRYGSPCEAWSHSQANGWY; translated from the coding sequence TTGCTACTCAACCGGATCTCGCTGCGGGTCGCCACAGCGGTCGGTTCGGCGGCGATGGTCGCCGGTGCGACGTTCGCCGTGTCCGCCTTCGCCGACAGCGGCATGGACCCCGAGCAAGCGGCGTCGGCAGCGACGCCCGGCAACGAGGCCGAGTCCGACGAGGACTTCTTCGCCGAGGCCGAGACTCTTACCAAGGACGAGCTCAAGGAGCTTCGCGAGCAGCGCGACCAGGCCAACGCCGCGGCCGGATCCGCTGCGCAGAGCACGACCGAGGAGGAAGAAGAGGAAGAGGAGGAGGAAGAGGAGAGCTCGGGCGACGGATCCGACATCCCCACGGGGGATCCCAAGGCCACCGCCCAGGCGCTGCTTGGGGACTACGGGTGGAGCGGCGAGTTCGACTGCCTCGAACCGCTCTGGGAGAAGGAGAGCGGGTGGGACCCCTCAGCCGAGAACCCCAGCTCCGGGGCCTACGGGATCCCGCAGGCGCTACCCGGAAGCAAGATGGCCACTGAGGGCTCTGACTGGCAGACCAACCCCACCACCCAGATCAAGTGGGGGCTGGGCTACATCGAGGACCGGTACGGCTCTCCCTGCGAGGCATGGAGCCACTCGCAGGCCAACGGCTGGTACTGA
- a CDS encoding serine/threonine-protein kinase translates to MTSGSDTRVVAGRYQIQRQLGRGGMGVVWQAWDPELEREVAIKEVLLPEELTPDERREMHFRTRREARSAAKLSHPSIITIHDVLDFEDHPWIVMELVDGKPLDKMLKESGPLPPERVATIAKALLDSLLLAHSKGVIHRDIKPGNVMLTDNERVILTDFGIATIDGETTITRTGALIGSPEYMAPERLQQESSDAPSDIWSLGVTLFAATEGQSPFKRETVTASISAVLSAPIPPPQRAGPLTPLLMGMLDRDPARRLAAPQAAQLLTASMPTQAMGPPSGTNPSLAPTAGMPPPTQYPPGHQPPPQQYPPGQQPPPQQYPPHAGQPGPNGPVDPNGPPSGSAAAGGNNKRKVYMVAGAIAAALVLGVASAAWAATRPETSEYQLYGSGDYSFEYPVDWDVSEDDDGRATASHPDSREEISFVVDSYEPERTNPRTEIEEKSEGEWETTDWDGYEMEDLQRTQQDYLPDRWKAATWVFRYTNDDRDHPNRYSVRHQVHVESDWDDTAVWLRWDLPEGQETEYQDVIEHVNRSLRP, encoded by the coding sequence ATGACCTCCGGATCGGACACCCGGGTCGTGGCCGGCCGCTACCAGATCCAGCGTCAGCTCGGTCGCGGCGGAATGGGCGTCGTGTGGCAGGCGTGGGACCCCGAGCTGGAACGCGAGGTCGCGATCAAGGAGGTCCTCCTCCCGGAGGAGCTCACCCCCGACGAGCGCAGGGAGATGCACTTCCGCACCCGGCGCGAGGCGCGGTCCGCGGCCAAGCTCAGCCACCCGTCGATCATCACCATCCACGACGTCCTCGACTTCGAGGACCACCCGTGGATCGTGATGGAGCTGGTCGACGGCAAGCCGCTGGACAAGATGCTGAAGGAGTCCGGTCCGTTGCCGCCCGAGCGGGTCGCCACCATCGCGAAGGCCCTGCTCGACTCGCTGCTGCTGGCGCACTCCAAGGGGGTCATCCACCGCGACATCAAGCCCGGCAACGTCATGCTCACCGACAACGAGCGGGTGATCCTGACCGACTTCGGCATCGCCACCATCGACGGCGAGACCACCATCACCCGCACCGGCGCACTCATCGGCTCCCCGGAGTACATGGCCCCGGAGCGGTTGCAGCAGGAGAGCTCGGACGCACCCTCCGACATATGGAGCCTGGGTGTGACGCTCTTCGCCGCAACCGAGGGCCAATCGCCGTTCAAGCGCGAGACCGTGACGGCGTCGATCTCGGCCGTCCTGTCGGCGCCCATCCCGCCGCCGCAGCGCGCCGGCCCTCTCACACCGCTCCTCATGGGCATGCTCGATCGCGACCCCGCGCGCCGGCTCGCGGCGCCGCAGGCCGCGCAACTACTCACAGCGTCAATGCCGACCCAGGCCATGGGCCCGCCCTCGGGGACGAACCCCTCCCTTGCCCCCACAGCCGGGATGCCCCCGCCCACGCAGTACCCGCCCGGACACCAACCACCGCCCCAGCAGTACCCGCCCGGACAACAACCGCCACCCCAGCAGTACCCGCCGCACGCCGGGCAACCCGGGCCGAACGGGCCAGTCGACCCCAATGGGCCGCCGTCCGGCTCCGCGGCGGCGGGCGGGAACAATAAGCGCAAGGTCTACATGGTGGCGGGGGCCATCGCTGCCGCGCTGGTGCTGGGCGTGGCCTCAGCGGCGTGGGCGGCCACCCGGCCGGAGACCAGCGAGTACCAGTTGTACGGCTCCGGTGACTACAGCTTCGAGTACCCGGTGGACTGGGACGTCAGCGAGGACGACGACGGGCGCGCCACCGCCTCGCATCCCGATTCCCGCGAGGAGATCTCGTTCGTCGTCGACAGTTACGAACCCGAACGGACCAATCCCAGGACTGAGATCGAGGAGAAGTCCGAGGGCGAATGGGAGACCACCGACTGGGACGGCTACGAGATGGAGGACCTGCAACGGACCCAGCAGGACTACCTTCCCGACCGTTGGAAGGCGGCGACCTGGGTGTTCCGCTACACGAACGATGATCGGGACCACCCGAACCGGTACTCCGTGCGGCACCAGGTCCACGTCGAGAGCGACTGGGACGATACGGCGGTCTGGCTGCGGTGGGACCTGCCCGAGGGCCAGGAAACCGAGTACCAGGACGTCATCGAGCACGTGAACCGCTCACTGCGCCCGTAG
- a CDS encoding class II fumarate hydratase, whose translation MSEFRVEHDSMGEVRVPADAKWRAQTQRAVENFPISGQGLEDAHVAALGHIKAAAAKVNGELGVIPDNLATAVREAAAEVAEGRWNAEFPIDVFQTGSGTSSNMNANEVVATLATERSGADVHPNDHVNASQSSNDVFPSSIHIAATSAVVNDLVPALRHLEEQLTRKSEEFATVVKSGRTHLMDATPVTLGQEFAGYAAQVRHGVERVESALPRVAELPLGGTAVGTGINTPEGFAARVIAEIARATGLPLTEARDHFEAQGARDGLVELSGQLRTIAVGFAKIANDIRWMGSGPRTGLTEIMLPDLQPGSSIMPGKVNPVLCETMLQVSSQVVGNDAAVAFGGASGNFELNVQLPMIARNTLESIRLLSNVARVFADRCVAGIEANEERCTEYAEGSPSIVTPLNRYIGYEEAAKVAKQALAERRTIRQVVLDRGYVSTGKLTEAQLDEALDVLRMTNSQ comes from the coding sequence ATGAGTGAATTCCGCGTCGAGCACGACTCGATGGGTGAGGTGCGGGTACCCGCCGACGCCAAATGGCGGGCGCAGACACAGCGCGCCGTGGAGAATTTCCCGATCTCGGGCCAGGGCCTGGAGGACGCGCACGTCGCCGCTCTCGGGCACATCAAGGCCGCTGCCGCGAAGGTCAACGGCGAGCTGGGAGTGATCCCGGACAACCTCGCCACCGCCGTTCGCGAAGCGGCCGCGGAGGTCGCCGAGGGCCGGTGGAACGCCGAGTTCCCGATCGACGTCTTCCAGACCGGTTCGGGCACGTCGAGCAACATGAACGCCAATGAGGTCGTCGCGACCCTGGCCACCGAGCGCTCCGGCGCGGACGTGCACCCCAACGACCACGTCAACGCTTCGCAGTCGTCCAACGACGTCTTCCCGTCCTCGATCCACATCGCCGCGACCTCGGCGGTCGTGAACGACCTGGTCCCGGCGCTGCGGCATCTTGAGGAGCAGCTCACCCGCAAGTCGGAGGAGTTCGCGACCGTCGTCAAGAGCGGGCGCACCCACCTGATGGACGCCACCCCGGTCACACTGGGCCAGGAGTTCGCGGGCTACGCGGCCCAGGTGCGCCACGGCGTGGAACGGGTGGAGTCGGCACTGCCGCGCGTCGCCGAGCTGCCGCTGGGCGGGACCGCCGTCGGTACCGGCATCAACACGCCCGAGGGCTTCGCCGCGCGGGTCATCGCCGAGATCGCGCGGGCCACCGGACTTCCGCTGACCGAGGCGCGCGACCACTTCGAGGCGCAGGGCGCACGCGACGGCCTGGTCGAGCTGTCGGGCCAGCTGCGGACCATCGCGGTCGGGTTCGCCAAGATCGCCAACGACATCCGGTGGATGGGGTCCGGACCGCGCACCGGCCTGACCGAGATCATGCTGCCCGACCTGCAGCCCGGCTCCTCGATCATGCCCGGCAAGGTGAACCCGGTGCTGTGCGAGACCATGCTTCAGGTGTCCTCCCAGGTGGTGGGGAACGACGCGGCGGTCGCCTTCGGCGGTGCGTCGGGCAATTTCGAGCTCAACGTGCAGCTCCCGATGATCGCCCGCAACACACTGGAGTCGATCCGGCTGCTCAGCAATGTCGCGCGGGTCTTCGCCGACCGGTGCGTCGCCGGTATCGAGGCCAACGAGGAGCGCTGCACGGAGTACGCGGAGGGCTCGCCGTCCATCGTTACGCCACTGAATCGTTACATTGGCTACGAGGAAGCCGCCAAGGTCGCCAAGCAGGCCCTGGCCGAGCGCCGGACCATCCGCCAGGTCGTCCTGGACCGGGGCTACGTCTCCACCGGCAAGCTCACCGAAGCCCAGCTCGACGAGGCTCTGGACGTCCTGCGGATGACCAACTCGCAGTAG
- a CDS encoding DUF1707 SHOCT-like domain-containing protein, producing the protein MNEGVSPARFRAGNVDRERVIDALRSAVEDGRLDLAEFEERANRVYSARTLGELPPVTEDLLPAAAQPIQLRREPVTALFSNDARGGRWVVPDALPVIAAFGTAELDLRTALLVREHTTVYASAVFGRINVEVPEGVEVRVRGWSFLGGRRATVRRPQRENAPVLEFRGFSLFGSLRVRAPKRRRAWLPWRRQRKELG; encoded by the coding sequence GTGAACGAGGGTGTCTCGCCGGCCCGGTTCCGGGCCGGCAACGTTGATCGGGAACGCGTCATCGACGCGCTGCGGTCCGCGGTCGAGGACGGCCGGTTGGACCTCGCCGAGTTCGAGGAGCGCGCGAACCGCGTCTACAGCGCCCGCACACTGGGCGAACTGCCCCCCGTCACCGAGGACCTGCTGCCCGCGGCCGCCCAGCCGATCCAGTTGCGCAGGGAGCCGGTGACGGCGTTGTTCAGCAACGACGCCCGCGGCGGCCGGTGGGTGGTGCCCGACGCGCTACCGGTGATCGCCGCCTTCGGCACCGCCGAACTCGACCTGCGCACCGCCCTGCTGGTCCGCGAGCACACCACCGTGTACGCCTCCGCTGTGTTCGGACGGATCAACGTCGAGGTCCCCGAAGGCGTGGAGGTCCGGGTACGCGGCTGGTCGTTCCTCGGCGGGCGCCGCGCGACGGTGCGCCGTCCCCAACGGGAGAACGCGCCGGTCCTGGAGTTCCGGGGGTTCTCGCTGTTCGGCTCGCTTCGTGTACGGGCCCCCAAGCGGCGGCGCGCCTGGCTGCCGTGGCGCCGCCAGCGGAAGGAACTCGGCTAG